Genomic segment of Caproiciproducens sp. NJN-50:
ACGCCCAACACCTCCCTGTTTCACAGCGTTTGAATTTTTAAGCGTCCCTCCAAGAAAACTTGTAACACGATTTGTTCGACTGCAATATTATATACTGTAAACCGAAAGGAGGAAATTAATAATGTGTAACAGTGGTTTCTTTGGTTGCGGTAACAATAGTTGCACCTGGGTTATTCTTCTGATTATCATTTGGGTCTGCTGTGCCGGCGGGAACAACTGCGGTTGCGGATGTGGCTGCGGCGGTGGCTGCGGTGACAATTGCGGCGGCGGCTGCGGTTGCTAAGTTCAAAAGGGGCTGCGATCTTTGTTCGCAGCCCTCAGCTTATTTTGACGCCGCTTTTTCTCGAGCCTGCATGAGGGCCTTTGCCAATTGGTCGGGACAGGAAGTAGGCCTGGAACCGCAGCGGATTCCGGAAAAGCGCCGAATTACCTCGTCAGCCTTCATTCCTTCGATCAGCGCGCAGATTCCCTGCAAATTGCCGCTGCAGCCGCCCATGATCCGAACCGAGCGGATTATGTCTCCGTCCAGTTCAATCAGCATCTCCGAAGAGCAGGTCCCGTGTGTTTTATAACGATACGTCAAGATACTTCCCCCATTGCGGCGATAATCCGGCGCGGCGCGCACCTAATTCGATCAGTCTTTTCAATTGGCCGTCCGGCGTCGTGCAGGTACCGAGCGGCACCCCCCTTTTCCGATACATTCCGTGGAAATCGGTTCCGCCCGTCATGATCAATCCATATTTTCGCGCTGTTTCCGAAAAGCTCCGTTCGTCGCCTTCCCTGTTTTTTGGGTGCCAGACTTCCACTCCGTCTATCTCGTGATCTTGGGCAAGCTGTTCCAAAAGCGCATAGCTGTCATATTCGCCGGGATGGGCCAGCACGGCAATGCCGTCCGCCTCGCGGATCCGTGCCGTCACTTCATGAACATCCGGGTAATGGACCGGCACATAGGCAAGGCCGTCCTGAGGATTGAACAAACGATGATATACGGTTCCGTAAAATTCATCCGCATCGCCCGCATCCATCAGCGCATGCATGATGTGCTGCTTGTAAACCGTCGTGCTGCCTTTCGCACGGCGTAAGATCATCTCTTTGGAAACCGGATAAATTTCAGTTACCTTTCGCATCATCATTTCCGCCGCGCGGTCCCGTTCCGCTTTCATGCGCATGCAGAGACCTTCCAAACGGCGCGGTTCTTTACAAAAATAGCACAAGATATGCGCCTTGCGCCCGGTCAGCGGGTCCACCGAGGAAAACTCCGCGCCCGGGATTACCCCGACTCCATATTTTTCCCCGGCCACCGCGGCCCCGGCAGAGCCGGAAAAGGTATCATGGTCCGTAACGGATATCACGGGGATGCCGCTTTGCGCTGCAAGCATGAGAATTTCGTCGGCCTCAACAGACCCGTCGGATATTTTTGTGTGGCAATGCAAATCCGCAGCCAATCCGGTCCTTCCTTTCAGATTTCTGATTGATTTTCCCTATTATAATCCGAAATCCGCGCGAAGGCAACTCATTGCAAAAGTTTTTCCGGAGTGAACAGACGGGCTGAAAAAAAACAGATCAGGAAGTCAGCCACAAACAAAGCGCAGGAAATCCACAGTAAAAGAATGGCTCCAACCTGATACAAACCGGTAAACTGGCCCGTAAATAAAAGCACGAATGGGAGGACGAGATAGCCGGATGTCTGGACCGATTCCACATAACTTTTGCTTTTGGCCGAAACCAAGGCCATAAAGACAACGCCGAAAACGGTTACCGCCGGAGACAGCAGGAAAAACAGGACAAGCCAGTTCCAGTTCAAAAAGAACGGCATGGCAAGCAGGACATCGCCCACAGCCATTACGATGGAAAACAAAAGAAACGAACCGGCGGTTGTGACGGCGGACAGAAAGACGCATCCCATCACCTTGGCTTTAAAGATCTTCCGTACGCTCATCGGCGTCAGAAGCAGCGTTTCCAGCGTGCCGCGCTCCTTTTCCCCCACAAAGCTGCACGCGGCGGAAACACTGGCGGACATGAGAGGAATCATCAGAAAAAACATCGGACAGATCAGATTGGTCATCAGATAAAAAATGCTCTGGCGATTGTCCAGCCCTGCCGCCTGAGGGGGCAGCAGCTTGAGCATCTGTTCCATCCCGTTCATCTTGTCCATCGGCACGTTGAGCAGAAGGGAGAGAAAAAAAACGGGCAGAACCAGGACCATGACCAGAGGGACCAGGATCAGGATACTCCGGGCCATTTTATTCTCCCAGACATCCCCGAAATCTTTACGGGCCAAAGCCTTTTCGGCGGAAGTCATCAGCTTCATTTCGCATCCCCCTTCCATTCGGCCATTCTGAAATAAATATCCTCGAGCGAAGGGCGCGCGACCTGCGCTTCATAAATGTCAAAGCCGGAGGAAACCAGATCTTTCAGCAGTCCCGGCATTTCTTCCTGATCGGCAAGGTCCCTGGCCCACCATCCGCCGTCCAGCCGTTCCAGCTTTTCCGGCGTCTGTCCTTCGCGCAGGCGGAATTTCGCGCGAAGAGGCATTCCGACTTCCCTGCTGAGGGATTCCAGATCGCCGCACGCCAGCATTCTGCCCTTGCTGATAATTCCATAGCTGTCGCACAGATCCTGCGCGCAGCTGAGCTGATGCGTACACAAAAAAACAGTGACGCCCTCCTGCCCGGCAAGCTGTGTCATCAGCGAATTGACACGCAGCACGGATTCCGGGTCCAGCCCGACGGTCGGCTCGTCCAGCAGGAGCAGCCTGGGTTTCGCAATCATGGCGCGGGCGATCGACAGCCGCTGCGCCATTCCGGTCGGGTAAGCGGAAAGCGGCTTGTCACGCGAATCCCACAAGTCAAGGCATTTCAACAACGCCTCCGCCTGCTGCCTGCATTCCCTTCTCGCCAGCCCCAGGGCCTGTCCGAAAAAAAGCATGTTTTCCATCCCGGTCAGACGGCTGTACATTTTCGCGGTTTCGGTCACAACGCCGCAGATCCGGTGGACCTCCGACGGCTTCTTCTCCGGTGAAAGGCCGAATATGGTACAGGAACCCCCCGTAGGCTTCAGCAGCCCGGCAAGCAGCTTGACCGTGGTGGTTTTTCCCGCTCCATTGGGACCAAGGAATCCAAAGACGGCACCGGAGGGAATCTCCAGTGAAAGATCATGGAGCGCATACACGGTGCCGTCGTAGGATTTCCCCAATTCCTGTGCATGAATCGCAATTTCGCTCATCCGAAATCACCTCAGTATGAGGATATCACATTTTCGGCAATTATTCCATTTTAACCTGAGAGAAATCGTGTTTCTTCTGAATATTTTCGGAAATCGACCGTTGATCCGCCCTTGCGAGAATCGCAGCGCGGTTCTTTTTCAGCTTCATCGGCTCCTCAATCCCGGCGGGACCGGCGACGCACCCGCCCTCGCAGGCCATTCCTTCCACAAAGTTTTCCGCAAGGCGTCCGGCATTCAGAATTGCCAGCGTTTTTTTGCACTCCTGAGCGCCGTTGCATTTGACGCAGGTAAAAGGCAGGTCAGCTTTTTCCTCCTGAAACACCTGGGCCACCGCGCCGGCCACACCGCCGCTTTGGGCAAACCCCTTTCCCGCGCGGCTGCCGTCCTGCTCCGTTTCCGGTTCCGCTTCCACATCGATTCCGCGGGCTGTAAACAGCGCGGCCAGCTCTTCAAAGGTAAGCACATAATCCGCAGTGTCCGGAACCTTTTGAATTTCATTTTTCTTTGCAACGCAAGGGCCGATGAATACGACTTTCGTCCGCGGATTCTGAAGGCGGAGATATCGGGCCGCCGCCGTCATAGGAGAAACCGTGTGGGACATCAGATCTTTCAGCTTGGGATAATGCTTTTCAATCAATTCCACAAAGGCAGGACAGCAGGACGTCGTCATTTTCCGTTCCGCCTCAAGCGCCTCCCTGAGTTCCCGCGCTTCCTGGGACGCGACCGCGTCCGCACCCAGAGAAACCTCCAGCGCTTCCGCAAATCCCAGCTTTTTCAGAGCACTTTTGATCATACCCGCGTCCGCCTTGCCGAAATGCCCTTCCGCCGCGGGGGCAAAACAGGCAGCGACCCGGGTTCCGTTTTTGATCGATTCTATGATCTGCAGGATTTGGGACCGGTCCGTGATGGCGCCGAACGGACAGTTTTTCATGCATGCCCCGCAGCTGATGCAGCTGGAATAATCGATCACCGACCGCTTGTACTGATCCTTTTTAATCGCGTTGACCGGGCAGGAGCGAACACAGGGCCGCAGCGTGTCGGAAATGGCGTTGTAAGGGCAAGCCGCCGCGCAGCGTCCGCATTCTCTGCACTTCTGCGGATCGATGTACGCCCCTTTGGGCGTGATGGAAATCGCGCCGAACGGGCAGGCCTCGCGACATTTTTGGGCAAGGCAGTGCTGACAATTATCCGTGACGCGGAACCGGCTGATCGGACATCCCTCGCAGGCTGCCGGAAGAACGCCGATCACATTGCAGTCCCCTTGCCCGGGCAGATTGCCGCCGCGGGCCGAAACCATACGTTCCCTGATGATTTCACGTTCCCGATAGACACAGCAGCGGAACGTGGGAAGGGGGCCCGGGATAATCTCGTACGGAATAGAGTCAAGATGTTCTTCCAAGGTTCCGTCGAAAGCATACCTTGCGACTCTGGTCAAAACCTCGAATTTCAACTGTTTGGCTTCGTTATCGTACTCAAATTTCATAGGTTCCCTCAAATTCTTATTAATAGCGTGTAAAAAGTGTGTTAAATTTTTAACGGTTTTATGGTCTTATTATATCATTGCTCTTTTTCTTTTACAAGGGTTTGCTTCATTAAAATGCTGCAAAATTGATGTAATTTTTTGTGCATTATTTCACCTGTTTCCTATGCCGATCAAGTTGCCATGCAATGCGACATCCAAAAGCTCCTGCCCAGGGAAAATCCTGAAATCCGTTCTAGGGTATCTAGACACAGAAAATCGGCCGGCACTGTCTTTCGGATAGCGCCGGCCGATTAAATTGATCTGATTCCTCTCTGTAACGGATCATTTCTATTTTCCAATGTCATGGCGATAGAAAGCGCCCTCAAAATGGATTCCGGAAGCGGCCTGATAGGCCCTTTCCAAAGCCTGAGTAAGATTTTTCCCCAATGAAGTTACACCGAGTACGCGTCCGCCGTTGGTATAAAATTTGCCGTCCCGGAACACCGTCCCGGCATGGTAAACCACAGCGCCATCGGCCTGTCCGTTTTTGTCGAGTCCGGAAATTTCAAGTCCCTTTCGATACGCGGCCGGATATCCTCCGGACGCCAGAATAACACACGCGCAGGCTTCTTCCCTCCACTCGATCGGCTGCTGCTCCAGCTTTTCCTCAGAGACAGCTTCCATGATGTCCACCAGATCGGTTCTCAGCCTCGGCAGAACCACCTGTGCCTCCGGATCGCCAAACCGGGAATTGTATTCGATGACCTTCGGCCCGTCCGCAGTCAGCATCAGGCCGAAATACAGACAGCCCTTGAACGGACGGCCTTCCTCATTCATCGCCCGGACCGTCGGCAGGAAAATTTCGTCCATACATTGTTCGGCCAGCTCCGGCGTGTAATACGGATTGGGGCTGATGGTTCCCATTCCGCCGGTATTGAGGCCCCGGTCGCCGTCCTGAGCGCGCTTATGGTCCTTGGAAGAAACCATCGGACGGATGCATTTCCCGTCTGTAAACGCGAGGACGGAAACCTCCGGCCCGGTCAGGAACTCTTCCACCACAACACGGTTGCCGGAAGCGCCGAATATTTTGTCCTCCATGATGGTTTTAATCCCCGACTGCGCCTCCTGAAAATCAGAGGCGATGATCACGCCCTTGCCGAGCGCCAGCCCGTCCGCCTTGATGACGGCGGGGTACCGGTCCTGTTCCCGAAGATAGGCAAGCGCCGCGTCCGGCCGGTCAAACACCTCATATCCCGCCGTCGGGATTCCGTATTTTTTCATCAGGTTTTTGGAAAACACCTTGCTGCTTTCAATTTCCGCCGCATTTGCCCTCGGACCAAATGCACGGATGCCGGCATCTTCCAGCGCGTCGACCATTCCCGCGGCAAGCGGATCGTCCGGCGCAACAACGACAAGGCCGATTTGATTCTCTTTTGCAAAGGACACGATCCCTTTTATGTCCGTCGCGGCAATTGGCACGCATTCGGCATCCCGGGAAATGCCGCCGTTCCCCGGCGCGCAGTAGATTGCCTCGGCTCTGGGGCTTTCTTTCAGCTTACGCACCAGCACATGCTCGCGGCCGCCGCCGCCGACCACCAGTATTTTCATTTTCTTCCCCGCCTCCCGCTCAGTGGTGGAACAGGCGAAGGCCCGTAAACGCCATGACAATGCCGTACTTGTCACAGGTCTCGATCACATTGTCGTCCCGGATCGAGCCGCCCGGCTGCGCGATATAGGAAACACCCGACCGATGCGCGCGCTCGATGTTGTCCCCAAACGGGAAAAAAGCGTCGGAGCCAAGCGAAACGCCGGTCTGCTTCGCAAGCCATTCCTTTTTTTCCTCACGGGTCAGAGGTTCCGGTTTCACGGTGAAGAAATTCTGCCAAATGCCATTCGCCAAAACATCCTGGGCATCGTCGGAGATATATACATCAATCGTGTTGTCGCGGTCGGGGCGGCGGATGTCCCCGCGGAACGGAAGCTCCATCACCTTCGGATGCTGGCGGAGGAGCCAGTTGTCGGCCTTGTTCCCCGCGAGGCGCGTGCAGTGGATCCGGGACTGCTGCCCGGCCCCGACTCCTATGGTCCTTCCGCCCTGCGCATAGCACACGGAGTTGGACTGCGTGTATTTCAGCGCGATCAGAGAGAGGATCAGGTCGCGCTTGGCCTCTTCGGGAAGACCGCAGTTTTTCGTCACGATCTTTGTCAACAGCTCCGGGCCGATGGCAGCCTCGTTGCGTCCCTGCTCAAACGTGACGCCAAACACATCCTTATGCTCCACAGGGGCCGGTCTGTAATCCGGATCGATCCGGATGATATTGTAAGTGCCTTTCCGTTTGGATTTCAGAATTTCCAGCGCCCTTTCCGTGTAGCCAGGGGCAATCACCCCGTCGGAAACCTCTCTCTTTAAAACCAGCGCCGTCTGCTCGTCGCAGACGTCCGACAGGGCCGCGAAATCGCCGTAGGAGGACATCCGGTCCGCCCCGCGCGCCGTCGCGTAGGCAGCCGCCAGCGGTGAAAGCTCCAGATCGTCCACAAAACAGATTTTTTTCACCGTTTCGGACAGATCCACCCCAAGCGCGGCCCCCGCAGGGCTGACATGTTTAAACGATGCAGCGGCCGGAAGACTGCACGCCGCCTTTAATTCCCGCACGAGCTGCCAGCTGTTGAACGCATCCAGAAAATTGATGTAGCCCGGACGTCCGTTCAGAACTTCTATCGGCAAGTCTCCGCCGTCCTTCATAAAGATCCGCGCAGGCTTCTGATTCGGATTGCAGCCGTATTTGAGCATGAATTCGTTTGCCATCTGGAGTTCCTCTCTTTCAGCGGTTTTTATTCAGAATTCTGGTTTCCGTCAGCCCGGTTTTCAGGCTGATAAAGCGGACAAAAAGCGATATTTTATTGTCTTCGTTCAAGGCGTTCCATATTCTGTGCGTCAGTTCGTCGATGGAGCCGTCCACCGCGACGCATACCGGTTCCCCCGCAAACGAAGGGAGCGGGTCCCCGTCTCCGGAATATGTATGAATCAGCCGTCCCTCTCCATCTGCCGGAGAAGCGTATTCAAAGAATTCCCGAACCGTGGTTCCCGATGTTTCCCCGCTTTTCAAAATGGACAGGGTGAACCGGAACCCGTTTTCCGTTTCCACGATCCCGGAAATTCGCGGAGTAAAATTCGGAGCATCCGGTTCAAATGTACGCGTCAGCAGCGCTTCCTCAAATGTTTTTCCAGCCTCCAGGTATTCGCAGACCGTGTCGGTCTGGTCCCCGTTCGTCACGACCGTGCGGTTTTCCAACACCCGCACCGGCGAATAGATGATAAGGGAAGGATCGCTCAGCTTCGATTCGTCAAACGCCTTGGTCCGAAGGCCCTGTCCCTCTTCTTCAAACACGCGGTTCCGGCTGTTTTCGCTGCGCCCCATAATAAAATAGGCGATCACCGCATTCCTTCCGTCTTCGCTTCTGCCGAGCAAAATTCCTCTTCCCGGGTATGGATTCCCGCCCAGGTAATCTTCCAAATTCATTCGCTGCAAGACAAATCCCCCTTTACCTTCACAATCCCGTTTTCAACTTCCAACAGTCCGGCGCAAAACAGCGCGGCCGCCTTTGGCAGCAGCTTCCATTCCGCCTGCTCCATCACCCTGCGCTGCAGAGTTTCCGGTGTGTCATCCGGAAGAACCGCCACCGCCTTTTGCAAGATAATCGGCCCGCCGTCGCAGATTTCATTGACAAAATGCACCGTCGCTCCCGTCACTTTGACCCCCTTTTTCAACGCGGCCTGATGCACGCGCAGTCCGTAGCAGCCCTCGCCGCAGAAAGAGGGAATCAGGGACGGATGGATATTGATGATTCTGTTTCGGTACCGGTCGATCACCCGCGGGCTGATGATGGTCATAAAGCCCGCGAGCACAACCAGCCCGATCCGCTCCCGTTCCAGCAGTCCGAGAAGCTCCGCGTCATAATCGTCCTGCCCGGTAAAATCGCGGCGCAGAAGCACCTTGGCCGGGATCCCGGCCCGCTCCGCGCGGGTCACCGCATAGGCGTCCTCCCGGCTTGAAATAACCAGCGTGATCCGTCCGTCCGGAATTTTTCCCGCCTTCTGCGCGTCGATCAGCGCCTGAAGGTTGGTTCCGCCGCCGGAAACCAGAACGGCGATATTCAGCATAATTCTACGCCTTCCCCGCCTTCGGCAATGCTGCCGATCACACGCGCCGGGGTCCCGCATCCATTCAGAAATTCCACGGCCCGGTCCGCGTCCACTGCCGAAACGGCGGCGCACATGCCGATCCCCATGTTGAACGTATTATACATATCGTGTTCCGGGATATTTCCCTGGCGCTGCAGAAGAGAAAAGATCGGCATCTGCGGCAGCCTGCTCTTTTCAATTTTCGCCGTCACGCCCTGCGGCAGCATCCGCGGAACGTTTTCATAAAATCCGCCTCCGGTAATATGGGAAACCGCCTTGACCTCGACTTGTTTCATCAGTTCCAGCATCGGTTTTACATAAATCCTGGTAGGTTTCAAAAGTTCTTCCCCCAGCGTGCAGCCAAGCTCGCCGATCAGCATGTTCACATTGCGCTCACCGACATTGAACACCTTGCGCACCAGAGAAAATCCGTTGGAATGCAGCCCGGAGGATTCCAGCCCGATCAGGGCGTCCCCGGGGCGGATCGATCCGCCGTCCAGAATCTTCTCCCGGTCCACCACGCCGACGGAAAACCCCGCAAGGTCGTACTCGTCTGCCGGATAAAAGCCCGGCATTTCGGCGGTTTCTCCTCCGACCAGGGCACAGCCGGCCTGCACGCAGCCGTCCGCGACGCCGGAAACGATTTTTTCAATGCTCTCCGGATGATTTTTTCCCACGGCGAGGTAGTCGAGAAAGAACAGCGGCTTCGCGCCGCAGCAGACAACGTCATTCACGCACATGGCGACACAGTCGATCCCGATGGTGTCGTGTTTGTCCATTAAAAAAGCAATCTTCAGCTTGGTCCCGACTCCGTCGGTCCCGCTGACAAAAACGGGCGCTTTCATTTCAGAAAGATCGGGCTGGAACAAACCCCCGAAGCCGCCGATTCCGGACAAAACCCCCGGAATGCTTGTCCGTTCCACATGGCTTTTGATTCGTTCCACGGCCTGATACCCCGCCGTCACATCCACGCCGGCGGCCTTGTAACTTTCACTGTAGCTTTTCATTCTGCCCTCCAAAATCCTGATCGTATGTTAGAGCTGCTCCGCCTGAGCGCGGATGTCAGCGTCTTTTGCAGAGACTTTTTCCTGCATTTGGCATTTCATTTGTTCCAGCTTTGCCGACAATTCCCCGTTTTCCACGGCGAGAATCTGAGCCGCAAGAACGGCGGCATTCTCCGCGCCGTTAATCGCGACGGTCGCCACCGGAATCCCGCCCGGCATCTGTACAGTGGCAAGCAATGCGTCCAGTCCCTCCAAAGCGGAGGATTTCATGGGGACCCCAATCACCGGAAGAGTCGTATACGAGGCGAGCACACCGGCAAGGTGAGCCGCCATTCCCGCTGCCGCGATGATGACCCCGAAGCCCTTTGATCTGGCGCTTTTGGCAAATTCAGCAGCCTCGGCCGGCGTCCTGTGCGCGGAAAGGACATGAACTTCGAAAGGGATTTCAAAAGATTTCAGCTTTTTAACGGCTGCCGAAACAACCGGAAAATCACTGTCACTCCCCATAATAACGGCTACTTTTTTCAGTTCCCGCATTTTCCTTCTCCTTTTCATATGCAAAAATCAATGTGAACTACCGGATTCCCCGCAGTGCGGCAAACGGCTGTGATTCACGGAAGAAAAACCAGCAGCAAAATAAAAAGAGACTGCGCCCTTCCCCGGCGCAGCCCGCGGTTCTACTGTAAAGTTTTCGCCCGCTCGGCAGATTCAGCATCGGCAGCATTCTTCCGCATGGAATTTTCTCCAAAACCTGCCATTGCGTCCACCTCCGAAACAATTCTTCTCTATTTTAGGCGATTCCGGTGCCAAATTCAACGGTCCTGCCGGCAATTCGGATTTTTTCGACTCTTTGGCAAGAGATGTCAATTCAAGCCAGTTCAATTTTGTGCAGACTAACCTTTTGGGTCCTCTTTCGGATCGTCGGTGACCAATTCTTTCAGCGAAGTCGCAAGGCCTGCCAGAGCCTGAATCTGGGACGGGATAATAATTTTGGTTGCCTTCCCATCCGCCGCTTTCTGAAATGCCTCCAGGCTTTTCAGCGCAATCACATTTTCGGTGGGATTTGACTGGTTGAGCAGAACGATGCTGTCCGCCAGAGCCTTCTGCACCAGCGCAATTGCTTCCGCCTGTCCCTGGGCTTCCAGAATCTTGGTCTGCTTGGTGGCATCCGCGCGCAGGATGGCGGACTCCTTTTCGCCTTCCGCAATCAAAATCGCGCTGCGCTTTTCGCCTTCTGCCGTCAGGATCTGGGCGCGGCGTTCGCGCTCGGCTTTCATCTGCTTTTCCATGGAATCCTGAATTTCCTTCGGCGGAATGATATTTTTCAGTTCCACGCGGTTGACCTTGATGCCCCAGGCATCAGTCGCCTCATCCAGGATCGTGCGGATCTGCGTATTGATCGTATCGCGGGACGTCAGCGTATGATCGAGTTCCAGATCGCCGATGATATTTCGCAGCGTCGTGGCCGAAAGATTCTCAATCGCCGAAAGCGGGCGTTCCACACCGTAAGCGTAGAGCTTCGGGTCCGTGATCTGAAAATAGACGACCGTGTCGATCTGCATGGTGACATTGTCTTTCGTAATGACCGGCTGCGGCGGAAAGTCGATCACCTGCTCTTTCAGCGACACTCTTTTAGAAATTTTGTCAATGAACGGCACTTTGACGTGAAGCCCGGTATTCCATGTGACATGGTATGCGCCCAGCCGCTCCATGACATAGGCGTGCGCCTGCGGCACCACCTTGATATTGGAAATCAGCAGAATTACAACCAAGAGGATAATAATAGCCCCAACAATAAAACCACCCATGAAGTTCCCTCCGTTTACATCAGTCTGTTTTCGGTCTGACAATCAGTTTCACGCCGTCTATGGATTCCACAAAGACGCGCGCTCCGACAGGAACGACGGAGCCGTCGGACGACCGGGCGGTCCAGATGCTGCCGAGCACATTGACCTGGCCCGTTCCCAGCGTGTTGTTGATCTCAACGGTAACAATGGCGATCTTGCCGAGATATCGGTCCGCATTGGTTCCGGTTGTTTTAAAATCCAGGATCTTTTTGACAAAGGGCCTGGTGGCCACCAGAGTCGCCGCCGATACAAGCGCAAACACGAGAATCTGCACGGACTGCGGCGCGCCAAACAGGCTTGCGATCAGCCCCCCTGCGCCTCCCGCGACAAACCAGATGGAGACAAGCTGAGCCGTAGCCGCTTCCAGAACGCCTGCCGCAACCATAACGGCAATCCAGACAAAAGGCATGTAAATGAATAAAACCCCCTTTATTGGGCCACTGTTTCCGGTCTATACTCCATTATTATGGTACCATAAAACTGAAAAAGATGCAATTGTCTTTCAAATTTCAGTGCAGTACCGCCTTTCCGGCTAACAGGGATTCATCGTTCAGGATACCGTAATGGAGCCGCGAATCTGCTCGAAAATCTTATCCCCGATGCCCGAAACATTTTTGATCTCTTCAATCGAATAGAACGGCCCGTTCTTTTCACGATATTCCACGATCCGCCCGGACAGAACGTCCCCGATCCCATCCAGTCCGTTGCTGAGCTCTTCTGCCGATGCCGTGTTGATATTGATCTTTCCCCGAATCTGTGAAGCAGAAGACGGCAGACCGGACGCAACCTTTTCGGAGGGGCTTTTCGATTGTAAAAGGCCGGAAGAGGCGGAAACGGAGGCCGCCCGATTTCCTTCCACGGCGGCGGAACGGGATGAGCCTGAGGAAGAGACGTTCTGTGCCCAGGCAATGGCCGCATCCGGCACATAAAAGGCGTTGTAGCCGATCATCACCGCGCAGACCACCGACGCCAGCAAAATCAAAATCCTTTTTTGCCGGGATTCCTCGTCCATGCCGGTTTTTTCCTCCCTTTTCGGGCCGCCAAAGCTCTACAATAAAGTCAGCCGGTTCAGAAAATCCGTAAAATACGCCGGAAGTTCGCTGGTGAATTCCAGGTATCTCCCGTCGCGGGGATGCTTGAAACCGATTACTTTGGCATGCAGGCACTGCCCATCCAAACCCGGCGCGGGCTTTTTGGGCCCGTACACCGGGTCCCCCGCAACCGGATGCCCCAAATACGCCATATGAACTCTGATCTGGTGGGTCCGCCCCGTTTCAAGTCTGAGCCTCACATGGGTAAAACCGCGGTATCTCGCAAGCACCTGATAATGGGTCACGGCGTCCCTGGAATGCTCCCGGGTAACCGCCATCCTTTTGCGCTCGACCGGGTGACGGCCGATCGGAGCGTCCACCGTGCCGCTGTCTTCTTTCAGGGTCCCGTGTACCACCGCTTCGTAAATCCGCGTAAAGCTGTGGTCCTTGATCTGAGCCGCCAGCTTCTGGTGGGCGAAATCATTTTTCGCAACAATAAGCAGGCCGCTGGTGTCCTTATCGATCCGATGCAGGATTCCGGGCCTCAATACGCCGTTAATCCCGGAAAGGGAGGCCCCGCAGTGCGCGAGCAGCGCATTTACAAGCGTTTTGTCCGGATGCCCCGGAGCCGGATGGACCACCATTCCCTTCGGTTTGTTGACCACCAGCAAATCGCCGTCCTCATAGGCGATTTCAAGCGGGATCTCCTCTGGGACGGCCGAAAGTGGAGCCGGGTCTGGAATCATGATTTCAATCCGGTCGCCCTCGACGCATCGGTAGCTTTTGCCCAGAGAACGGCCGTCTTTTGTAACAAGCCCCTGAACAATCCATTTTT
This window contains:
- a CDS encoding RluA family pseudouridine synthase; the protein is MELRHKIVEAEQAGLRLDKFLSLQADGPTRSAAEKWIVQGLVTKDGRSLGKSYRCVEGDRIEIMIPDPAPLSAVPEEIPLEIAYEDGDLLVVNKPKGMVVHPAPGHPDKTLVNALLAHCGASLSGINGVLRPGILHRIDKDTSGLLIVAKNDFAHQKLAAQIKDHSFTRIYEAVVHGTLKEDSGTVDAPIGRHPVERKRMAVTREHSRDAVTHYQVLARYRGFTHVRLRLETGRTHQIRVHMAYLGHPVAGDPVYGPKKPAPGLDGQCLHAKVIGFKHPRDGRYLEFTSELPAYFTDFLNRLTLL